From the Carassius carassius chromosome 34, fCarCar2.1, whole genome shotgun sequence genome, the window TGCTTGGAAAAAGTATCAGATTCATGAGTGCTAGTAAACTGTCCAGACCAGAACCCTTTTCTAAAGACTTGTAGACTAACTGGATCCTGTTTTCATATACCACACAGATAGAGGTTCTGCCCTCTCTATCCCTATCTGTGGTGCACTTGGACAGTAAATATATTGGATTCTTTGACTGCTtataactacacacacacacacggatcaatGTCGGATAAATATCACTTGTTAGGTCACAGGTAATAGGTTATTTTAGTCTGAATTGTCAGGCCCCttagattttttatctttttaatcaACCGATAGTTTTTCAAATGGatactgtataaaaaataaaataaaaacagtattgagGCATTCTTtgtaattgaataaaaatattaatattcaatataaattatatattgataatgaaaattaatttgtAGTTATTTTACAAATGTGAACAGAACCAACTTCAAAATTGAAAACCTAGTAGATGTGGAAATTAACACATTGTAACTAGATAGCCATCTTTAAAGAGTATTGAGATTCCATACATATGGATATTGTATGTCGGGATAAAACGATTACCGGTTTGacgataaatcatgataaaattccccaCGATTAGTATTACAGTTTCATCTTTTAATTCTCATTAAAACCATATTAGATTACCGCAATTTGAACAACTCGCgataaataaatactgtccaGCATAAAGCACAGTTTTCAGTAACAGTCTCACGTGCGCTTtcattttgaaagaaaacagaGAAAAGCTGGGAGGTTTTAAAAGAGTGCTAAGGgaattatacaaataaattacatgaatgaatgaattgtatGAATGCAACTCTGAAGGTTCTCGCAATACTGCTTTGTTCACGGATGTTACGGGAAACAGTTCTGATTCAGcttttccataagcgccacctttATCTATTATGTATGTGGcagataaaatacatataatcatttattaatcaattatcaTTTCAGCTTAcatcttttctttatttaaaggctgaaatgtgaggtttaccttTTTACTAAACTTGTTCAAAGCTTTAAttgaacatttacattagatATGTCAACATACTATTAAACTGTTGTCaagttgtcatttaaaatctgaacatcattggtaatgttattgttttattgaCAATGCAATCAAAAAGTATGATGATactgatttttaaatataaaacttgaagTGATTTTGTGTCTGTACTTTTTATAACATTTCCAGCATATTTTAACAGTACCGTGATAATACTGATAACTGTgatcattttggtcactataagCGTGATAAGAAATTTTCATACCGTTACATCCCTAATTGTACGTATGTATACTCTTACACTTTAACTGCTTCTATTCTAGAATACTTGATGATTATCttttcaaaataacaaaatatggcAGTCGCACAAAAAGTACAGCATCGCATCTGAGAACTCGCAGGTATCAGGGATCACACACACCTGACGCATCGAATTCAATTCAAGCAGCAgcctaaaacagtttatttaatcaCCAAATGGGCAAAAGTTCACTTCATAGATGAGTTTAAAGTTTGGTGATCTACATTATAGATCTCTAtatgaagcatacagactttattagtgCCAGAGAAAAACATACGTTTCACTGAAAAATCTTCTAGCCCAGGTTGAAGTCTTTTAGTACATTAACAATAATTTgagacaaatataatgtaatttaatggaaaactgaaTGGCGGTCTGCGGCACGGCAGGATTTCTGAACATAGGCCTATCAGTTTGTTTTCTCACGTCACAGCTTTAAATATGCAACTTTGCtgaataacaaataaattaatgtgaCCAGCTGAATATAAACTACTGCAAATTTATGGTAATAATCGTAACATTAAACATTTGGGTCAGACTTGTGTGTATTTTGGTCATTGTATTAACCACTTGAGGTGCTGCTAATGTTTCCggcaatcaactatcggtgccgattaatcggcaaaaccgatacatcggtcgacctctactcAAAACATTCCTAAAGCATCTGACCTCAGCCAATAATTGTGTTAAATAAGATGATGCAGTGATTCtacagagacttttttttttgtttggttttgccaGATGAAGATGTTCACTACTTGTGGTTATGTATCAAACCAAGTGATTTTGTAATGATAAGCTCTGTTTGCTAAAGCACAGTCATATTGCAGTTCACTGTAAATATGGGTCTGTAGTCGCTTTGAAGTCAAGCCGCTGGTGATCTGTGtctgtacatgaaacatagcatTTGTTTCAGTGCTAACTTGAGTTACTGCAGAAAATGATGCAGTATGATCTTCATACTCAAGCTATACTCAAGATGTAATTTAACAGTCAGGTTCATTTGCATCCTCCACAAAACAAGATCACACAAGCAAAAAACACCAGTACACATCAGTCTTCAGCCTGCAAGCACATATCCCATGAATATTTAAAgttttgcattattaaaatgattgaaaTGGAACTGAAATTCCCTGATGACATCCCTTCCCCACATCTGTtatgtaattgtaaaatatttcaatatagcAGTGAGCAGATACTATTTAACATGTCCTTTTGTGCTATATTAATGATTTACATGTTTGAAGCTATGCCTTTCCttagtattttagtttatttaatgttCAGGAGTTGTGTTTCAAAGTTATATATTCAtagtttatttgattaaatatgaaCTACTTTGTGAAATATGCTGATGTTTGCATTTTTAAGGTAAATTTACTGAGTATGATACACATTTGCTCTGTATGTCTTTGAGTAATTAAAGAGTTggctcaaccccccccccccccccccccaaaaaaaattgaTGGTTTTAATACAAATCCATAAGACTTTGATTATTCGTcgaaaaacagaaattaaatcaatttaatttgacaaatgttcatttttgggtgaatattCCTTTAACTACATGAAAATGTACTGCTCACATGTTCATGTCTCTATCTCTCCCCCATCCTCTCTTTTTCCATATCTCCATCTTACTGTAGCAGATTCAGTTTGCCAACCAAGAGGAAAAACAGGAGTTCAGCAAGTTCCCTACAAAGACCGGCCGTCGCTCGCTGTCCCGCTCCATCTCTCAGTCCTCCACGGACAGCTACAGCTCAGGTCAGACCCTCATCTACCATCAATGCAAGCTAATCACAGACATATGTATGTCAATACAGTTCTGTAGTTCAGAAGTGCAAAAACAGAAACGTCATATGGTGTGAAGAATTAAAAGCAtgcaaatgtatacattttaggtCTAACACCTATTTAATTagtaaatggttttattttaaatagttcacccaaaagttaaaagttgttaaaaatgtactcaccctcaggccatctatgATGTAGATAGGTTTGTTTCTTTGTCTGAAcagatttagcattacatcacttgctcaccaatggctcCTTTGCAGTGAattggtgccatcagaatgagagtccaaatagctgataaatatatcacaataatccacaagtattcTACAAGACTGGTTAATGCCCTGTGAGGTGAAAAGCTATGTGTTCATTGCTTCAAGTAAACATATGAGTGAAAAAGTCAatgctgaatcaggagagaaatacaaGCGAAaacaagcattattatggattatggactctacTTTGCCCTGAAGTGACATGTTTAAgtgcttttaaaaaaacaaacatgcagcttctcacttacaagacattaattgatggtctGGAGTTGTGTGGAGTACTTTTAGATTACTGTGACGTTATTATAAGCTGTTTGAACTCGTTCTGATAGCACactttcactgcagaggattcactggtgagcaagtgatgtaatacaaaatgtttttaaatctgttcccatgaacaaATAAACTCATCTATATACAggtattggatggcctgagggtgaatacattttcagcaaattttcatttttggatgaactattccttcaacaaGACTATCATTGTGGCCCAAAACTGGCTATTTCTTGTTCATGCTAGTTTGTGTGTTGTGTAATATAATCCTAGGTCAGCTTAAAGTGAGAACTACAGATTTCTCGTAGCACTGGCACTGGATCAGACAAATTCACATTCCTAAATCATTCGTAATACCAACAAAAGTGAGGGATAAACATTCCTGCATGTTTGTGACTGCAGACAAACTCTCTCCCCCCACCAAAATAGCAGACTGCTGACACAAAATGGCAAAATAGTTTCATAAGATCagaagaaggttttttttttctatggcaaacatgaataaatgcatgcattGGTGTTTTACATCTGTGCTCTTGTAGCGGCCTCGTACACTGACAGTTCCGATGATGAGACGTCTCCTCGTGAGAAAACCCAGGTCAACTCAAAGGGCAGCAGCGACTTCTGCGTCAAGAACATCAAGCAGGCTGAGTTTGGACGGCGGGAGATTGAGATCGCTGAGCAAGGTTTGGAGACTAACCCTTTATGCTTAGTACTCTGCAACTGGTTATCTTCACACCTGGGCTTTGTGGGAATGTTCTTGTTGCTGTGTAATAAGTCAAGATGGATTTGCTTACATAACAATTACAGCATTGATTCCGGGTTGTCATCTTTTATCAAATTCTGATAATTAATGTTATTGGTTTAGTAAAGTATTGTTGTTGTACCCGTTGATAGGTGTATGTAGGTGATGTCAAATGAACAAGGTTTGGTAACAGGAACAGTCATTCTTATCCATTTAATTGAATGCTTTAACTGGGTCAAGATCTTAGTGCTAGCTacacaatacatacatacataaaagaaAAGTTCATTCAAAAAGGAAAAGCATATCATCATTTAGTTATTTCAAgtccatatgactttctttctcctgcagaacacaaaataagaaattTCAAAGAGTTTTTGAATGTCAGTAAAATACATCTCCAGAAGCCAAAAAAGACAGACATGTCTCCAGTTCAACTCCCTGACTCAGTGATCCATAAATAATCAGTAACAAAGCTACTTGGAATAATGTGCGTGATTCATATAGATAATTTTAATGAtgcttttgtgtcctttttgGAAGCTTGAAAAAAACTTCAGTCTACATTAAATACAAAgctctgtcatgaaactctagatggtgcaggTGATAGGTTCTAACTCCGTCTGATGTAATCACATCATTATtaacatggcacagctgattggtttacCCTCcatcttccccagctccacctgtatagatctgctacaggaTCATTTCATGTATATTatatatgggggttatttcatatatatgtgCAGCAGAAGTATTTCCttcatgctcacagcagcatgtctgtggatgtattggcagtagcaagtctctgTACTTGCTATGCCGCAGAAGCATAGCAGATCTGTTCCTCCAagacgaaaaaaaaaacctcatcaaCATTGCCATGTATATTACTATGCTAAACTctctgagagttgtcatgacagagcTGTATTTGCATTGAGTCTTCAGAATCATACAGATTTcaaacaacatgagtgtgagcAAATGCTAACAGAAGTTTAATTtgtggctgaactattcctttaaatgtttcCCCACTTTTCATGCATACTAAGATTTGTGTTAATGTTTTCCAGGACTTGGTTTGATCTCTGTTTCAGACTCTAGGCTCTGCCTTCCATAATAAAGCTGTTTCATCTCCAAACATTTCTCTATCACGTCCACAGATATGTCTGCACTCATTTCCCTGCGGAAGCGAGCTCAGGGGGAGAAACCCCTCGCCGGGGCTAAAGTGGTTGGCTGCACTCACATCACTGCTCAGACCGCAGTAGGTTCTCCTCAGGGCTGTACTAATGCAAACACACACTTCTTCTACTTGGCTTTGACTCTAACACTAAATATTTACACTTTTctatgttttgtttggatgaaTAATAAAGTGAGCTGTACTAACGcactttaaggttttttttttttggtttactgAAATTACCAATTAACCAGACCAGTATATCGATCAGGGCAATATAAGTGAATTTGGagtaaatattgtttaaaatctaaatctatttaaatttagTGTACATCTTTAATGCTTTTAACAAATCATATTCTATATTGTCCATTCATTGCCTAACCTACTCACTGTAGGAATGGATTTTTAGGAGTTCAGTGTTGtcactgttaactaaaactaaaactataaaaaactgaaaagtaacttttaaaaattaaattaaaatgttgccttgacaaaTTAGTACTAAACTTcaagttaaagtactaaaattactacaaataatatataaaaaaaatgaataaataaataaaatacaagttcataaaattactaaaacaaacacttaacatgataataaatgataatattaataaatactataaaattatataatgtaattatatttattatataattatatatgtattatatgtatataatgctGTGCTGGTTTCTTTCAGGTCCTGATCGAGACACTTGTGGCACTGGGTGCTCAGTGTCGCTGGACTGCCTGTAACATTTACTCCACTCAGAATGAAGTGGCCGCAGCTTTGGCAGAGAGTGGTAAATAGCCCTCTAAACTTACACTGTTGTCTGACCTACCTGATAATCTGGACTTaccttgtatttattttgtgcCCTTTAAAGGTGTTTCGGTTTTTGCCTGGAAAGGTGAATCAGAAGATGACTTCTGGTGGTGCATTGATCGCTGTGTCAACGTGGAAGGCTGGCAAGCAAACATGGTATAAAGTTCTGTGCTGTATATCTAGTGATATGAAAAGAACTGAATCAGTGGGTAGTGTCTGTTTACACTGAGAGCAAAGAACCAACCTTGCTGGCAaagattattttcaataatttacaTTTGCCTATTGTACAAAGTGCTTATTATGTCTATTAACACTTCATGTGAAAAGCATCTATTGCTGTTTTGTACATACTGTAGTGTAAGCAAGTTGCTAACTGTTGCTATTTACACTTTGTGAAAACATATCTACAATAACACTATTTACAATATTTAGCACACACTGCTTCTATTATTTTCCGCTAACAAATCAGTATTTATATAATCTTCAAAACAATTATCAGGATCTTTGTATGTTTCCAGGCTAGTAatcattatacattttctcacagATCCTAGATGATGGGGGAGATCTGACCCACTGGGTGTATAAGAAGTATCCCAGTGTCTTTAAGAAAGTACGCGGGATCGTGGAGGAGAGCGTTACAGGTGTGCACAGGTAAGGGAGAACTCTAGgacattttcatgttttgttttaaaaatgtatagcttgaatgcagtttttgtaagctgctttggataaaagcatctgccaaatgcgtAAACGTTCATTTAActgattcattttatatttttcatttgatttcattttagtACATAAGCTTATATTTTGCCATCCACAAAAATAACCCAATAACACAATGACAAatcttttgttatttacattgtgtattctattattaatttatatatgatGCAAATAAAGAGATTAATCAGGattgtatattttaattgaaCAACAGATTTATGTTTGAATCAAATTTTTGTCTTTATATTCATTCTGTTAGGCTTTACCAACTCTCCAAAGCTGGCAAGCTTTGCGTCCCCGCTATGAATGTCAATGATTCTGTCACCAAGCAGAAGTTTGATAATCTGTACTGCTGCAGGGAGTCCATCTTGGACGGGTATGATCCCATGCAATGCTGAgatatgcttttatatatatatatattatactctatatatactgtatatagtatatCTTGCTCTGACCCCTTACCATGCATGAATAAAGCTTATCTAAGGAAAAGTATAATCACAGTTGACTTCCTCTTTTTTTCTTAGTCTGAAGAGAACGACAGATGTGATGTTTGGTGGGAAGCAGGTCGTGGTTTGTGGTTACGGCGAGGTCAGTCAAAATCTGCGCTTTCGCGAAATGCCCCAAAGATAATCTGCATGATGCGAAAAATAATCTCTAAATTGCCAGACCTTGTTTACTACAAGCACGGATATTTTAAGAACAATTCTGTTCGATTCTGATTGCGGTGTAGGTTGGAAAAGGTTGTTCTTCAGCTCTGAAAGCGCTTGGAGCcattgtgtgtgtgacagagattGACCCTATTTGTGCTCTGCaagcttggtaagataaacacacccacaacaaataaactaaattaaaacaccACGTGCACTTCATTAGTACTATTCATAtaatattgtagtatttattaatattttgaattggcttttatttttatatttccagttttcattttcattttagtgtcGGTTTTAGCACATTTGTTTGTGATTTTGACATTTTGTATtagctttataaaatgtatattttatttcagttttaggttcagtaaaaaaataaacataaaaaaataaacgtatcttatttcatttatttgcaacGGGGGGTGGGGGATAAAAATCAGTGTAGTAGAAGATGAGTGATCAATATTGTGACCTTTTTCCTTGAAAAGAGACTATACcttataaatgtgtatattttatattataagtcCATTTTGTAATCTTGTTAAATAGATTTCATATAGACAAAAAAAACGTAAACAACTTAAAAGGTTTCCTTCGTATTAACAGAGCAGCTTTgtagaaaaaaatgtgtgtaaacaaataatataagCTCCCCATATTAGCCAAACACTTGGCCGTGGGAAGTCTTTACACAGGAAGTCTGTGAATAAGCTGCACTGCTTATTTATCAAGAGTATTTGAACACGTTTTCCCACACTGCCTGTGTGAAGACCTGAGATACCAGTTCGATTTGTTTTTATCTCTCTCCTAGTATGGATGGCTTCAAAGTGGTGAAGCTAAATGAGGTGGTTCGCCAAATGGACATGGTTATCACCTGCACGGGTACGTCTGGTTACAGCTGGCTCGCTTCCACGCTCAAATCCATTTCCTCTGTTCCATGCAGCTCTTATCAGTGCAAACACATCCTCCCAGATGCCCTTGCATTGAATTGCTGTGAAACGGTTCACCCTTTGACAGCTGTAGTAGTCTGTATTCTGGGAAAATAATAATTGCTCAACAAGAGATAAAGTATTTGTGTAAAAATATAGTTAAGCATCATCTCTGCTTGTCAAAGGCACAACTTAGTATTTCATTTAAGATTATTTATTgataaaaagatttattttaaatgtaatacaaaatcattattattaataattttatatattattcatttgaaatattcATATTTCTAAATATGGAAAGATCTGTTCAATTTGTTTTTGTTccttatgtgattttttttttttctagtggaCAGTGCCCATCTACTTTTTCAGTAGCATAGGTCCAGAAGTTTATGTCCCATTCATTTCCCCTCAAAAAAGGGATTTTTAACAAGTCTTTGTTAAGGAGGTTACTAAACCGCTTTGTGGTGAAGAACTAcattacaaacttttatttaaagCGAACAAGTATTTAAAAATCGGACGAAAAGAAAAAGGTTAAGACACATTAAGACATATTAAAGACTGTGTGCTTTAATAAGGGAAAAATCATACCAtgaagcattttttaaaataatgaataaatataaaagaataaatgcataaattaaatacagatattTAAGGAGATATTTAATATTGAGATTGTAGGGAAATTGACTTATTTACATCATAAAGTGTTCTTTAGGCATGATTCGCTTGTTGTAATTTTCTGATTGCTGGAGAAGTTTATTTgtagaatcatgggtaatgtagtttttcaacaGGATTTTCTCTGTTAAACacgattatttaaaaataagttaaaataatgcTAGCTGGCAGCTTCAACAGAAGCATAGACCGTCAAACTAGTAACAACTTCAGAGCTCACAGTATGTGTGTCTTTAATGgcttaaataaagttattgttaaATATCTGTCGCCCTATGGGGGAAATAAAGCATATATACTTCTGGAATTCGACTACTGCACTTTATAAATTCaaatttcttttaaagaaaaaaaatgactaattttaattaatatgcaCAAATAATGTGTATTGAGGTTTCCTGAAGATTCCTGAAGAAATGTTTCTACAGGGAACAAGAATGTTGTGGCAAGGGAGTACTTGGATCGAATGAAGAATGGCTGTATTGTCTGTAACATGGGTCATTCCAACACCGAGATTGATGTGGTGAGTGAGTCTCATATAGACTTTCCTCGCATTCATCTGcaactgttaaaaatatttgGGGTTATTTATGAGGAGACTCCATCCGCTCCCTCTGTAGTGTACTTTACTGGTGAATGTAGTCCAGGGAAAGAATTTTCTACCTCAACAGCTGTAGATGTTCCATGAGCAGCAGGGTCACTTAATCAACCTGAAAGCCTCTTAGCAGCATGTTTCCGACAACAATATAGTTGTAATATAGTTGTATATATAGTTTCCGTTCATAGTGA encodes:
- the LOC132114581 gene encoding S-adenosylhomocysteine hydrolase-like protein 1, which produces MTDCGEDAKLEVKQASKEFKESENVAEKFSALTSTKNSDVNMNVGELSAAFTAVPTHKSVKKQIQFANQEEKQEFSKFPTKTGRRSLSRSISQSSTDSYSSAASYTDSSDDETSPREKTQVNSKGSSDFCVKNIKQAEFGRREIEIAEQDMSALISLRKRAQGEKPLAGAKVVGCTHITAQTAVLIETLVALGAQCRWTACNIYSTQNEVAAALAESGVSVFAWKGESEDDFWWCIDRCVNVEGWQANMILDDGGDLTHWVYKKYPSVFKKVRGIVEESVTGVHRLYQLSKAGKLCVPAMNVNDSVTKQKFDNLYCCRESILDGLKRTTDVMFGGKQVVVCGYGEVGKGCSSALKALGAIVCVTEIDPICALQACMDGFKVVKLNEVVRQMDMVITCTGNKNVVAREYLDRMKNGCIVCNMGHSNTEIDVASLRTPELTWERVRSQVDHVIWPDGKRVILLAEGRLLNLSCSTVPSFVLSITATTQALALIELYNAPEGRYKQDVYLLPKKMDEYVASLHLPNFDAHLTELSDEQAKYMGLNKNGPFKPNYYRY